One segment of Geoalkalibacter ferrihydriticus DSM 17813 DNA contains the following:
- a CDS encoding DUF342 domain-containing protein produces the protein MGEAPSAVADKQSNQPEILFEEDIERHALRLELLKNAHECRCSITPKSKEGQVTKEEIAELLAAHGITQGIDNGQIQAMCRTLAKGKTANNFLLAEGVQPAPGPDGYLELFVKTSSDLPDYAEAEDGTIDFRTLNFFSNVTPDQEIGILRPPELGEEGYTVRGDVLPAVPGKPLKLNVGAGARAEGDKVLADMEGRVLFDGKTVSVTEEYLVQGDVDLAVGNIDFRGFVQVRGDVLDDFDIHAVKGIQINGNVGMCHISCGGDIALGGMAGQGRGTLTCGGNLVVTYLNDVTVECEGDILVKNEIRNSRVYCSGTLTIANGNIFGGETYALGGIEAKNVGAVSGIKTRLYGGIDYVQIKLARELDEVQMEFIELNDELAILSQQLKLNRSLGPEDKKKVLALAKRLEEINQIKSEIGEKIVQARKFAEQHANGKINIKGRLGEGVVLHIGENAEEIKHERSGAVSIIENRKGSGFHFLSLTPLSKTAEALEEELQEEEAEEEVGGGEWGS, from the coding sequence ATGGGCGAGGCCCCAAGCGCCGTAGCGGACAAACAAAGCAATCAGCCGGAAATTCTCTTCGAGGAAGACATCGAGCGCCACGCTCTGCGTCTCGAACTGCTGAAAAACGCCCACGAATGCCGCTGCTCAATCACCCCGAAGAGCAAAGAGGGACAAGTCACCAAAGAAGAAATCGCGGAACTTCTGGCCGCCCACGGGATAACACAGGGCATCGACAACGGACAGATCCAGGCCATGTGCCGCACTCTGGCCAAAGGTAAAACCGCCAACAACTTTTTGTTGGCCGAAGGTGTACAGCCCGCACCCGGCCCGGACGGTTATCTGGAACTGTTCGTCAAAACCTCCTCCGATCTTCCCGACTACGCCGAAGCCGAAGACGGCACCATCGATTTCCGCACCCTGAATTTCTTCTCCAACGTGACCCCGGATCAGGAAATCGGGATCCTGCGCCCCCCGGAACTGGGCGAGGAAGGCTATACGGTACGCGGCGACGTCCTGCCCGCGGTGCCGGGCAAACCTCTCAAACTCAACGTTGGCGCCGGCGCGCGCGCCGAGGGCGACAAGGTGCTGGCCGACATGGAGGGACGGGTGCTCTTCGACGGCAAGACCGTCTCCGTCACCGAGGAATATCTGGTGCAGGGCGATGTGGATCTCGCAGTGGGGAATATCGATTTTCGCGGCTTTGTGCAGGTACGCGGCGACGTACTCGACGATTTCGACATTCACGCTGTCAAGGGCATTCAGATCAACGGCAACGTGGGCATGTGTCACATCTCCTGCGGCGGCGACATCGCCCTGGGCGGCATGGCCGGTCAGGGACGCGGCACCCTCACCTGCGGCGGCAATCTGGTCGTCACCTACCTCAATGACGTGACGGTGGAGTGCGAAGGCGACATCCTGGTTAAAAACGAAATCCGCAATTCGCGGGTGTACTGTTCAGGCACCCTGACCATCGCCAACGGCAACATCTTCGGCGGGGAAACCTACGCATTGGGCGGCATCGAAGCCAAAAACGTCGGTGCTGTCAGCGGTATCAAGACGCGCCTCTACGGCGGCATCGATTACGTGCAGATTAAACTGGCCCGAGAACTCGACGAAGTACAAATGGAGTTCATCGAGCTCAATGATGAGCTGGCCATCCTCAGCCAACAGCTCAAACTCAACAGATCCCTCGGGCCTGAGGACAAGAAAAAAGTTCTCGCATTGGCCAAGCGCCTGGAGGAGATCAACCAGATCAAGTCAGAAATCGGTGAAAAAATCGTTCAGGCGCGCAAATTTGCCGAGCAACACGCCAATGGAAAAATCAACATCAAAGGCCGCCTGGGCGAGGGAGTGGTGCTGCACATCGGCGAAAATGCCGAAGAAATCAAACACGAACGCAGCGGCGCGGTGTCCATTATCGAAAACCGCAAAGGCAGCGGCTTTCACTTTCTCTCTCTGACACCCCTGTCGAAAACGGCAGAGGCCTTGGAAGAAGAACTGCAGGAAGAAGAGGCGGAAGAAGAAGTCGGCGGCGGCGAGTGGGGCAGTTGA
- a CDS encoding HDOD domain-containing protein, with the protein MFNDYKTIVKHLGDLPPMPAVAIKVLDLLKNPYCSAKLLAKAISHDAAVSGRILRIANSPIYGRQKRVTTLEGAIVVLGENILRTLVLETSLRGINKSFGRLERMLWEDSIGCAIAARIIARRLGQADPEETFIAGLFRHIGKVVMSNHDKETYQRVLDMAPTAEEGLIDLERAFFAFSHELVGAAVLDNWNLAPVLVQSALHHHDLRLDEEADPQTWHQVAIVNVAGRVCRRLGIGQEAPLPDLDLASAPGAIYLRLSDDLLEIFEQEIAALFEKERDFFLSPGR; encoded by the coding sequence ATGTTCAACGACTATAAAACTATTGTCAAACATCTCGGGGATCTTCCCCCGATGCCCGCCGTCGCCATAAAGGTTCTGGATTTGCTCAAGAACCCTTACTGCTCGGCGAAACTCCTGGCCAAAGCCATTTCCCACGACGCGGCCGTTTCCGGACGCATTCTGCGCATCGCAAATTCTCCCATCTACGGGCGCCAGAAGCGGGTCACGACCCTGGAAGGAGCCATCGTGGTGTTGGGCGAAAATATTCTCCGCACCCTGGTTCTTGAAACCAGCCTGCGCGGCATCAACAAATCCTTCGGCCGCCTTGAGCGCATGCTGTGGGAAGACTCCATCGGTTGCGCCATCGCCGCGCGCATCATCGCCCGGCGCCTCGGGCAGGCCGATCCCGAGGAAACCTTCATCGCCGGCCTGTTTCGCCATATCGGCAAAGTGGTCATGAGCAATCACGACAAGGAAACCTACCAGCGCGTTCTCGATATGGCGCCCACCGCCGAAGAAGGCCTGATCGATCTCGAACGTGCTTTTTTCGCCTTTTCTCATGAACTGGTGGGCGCCGCCGTACTCGACAACTGGAATCTGGCGCCGGTCTTGGTGCAAAGCGCCCTCCATCATCACGATCTGCGCCTCGACGAAGAAGCCGACCCGCAGACCTGGCACCAGGTTGCCATTGTCAATGTCGCGGGCCGGGTCTGCCGGCGGCTAGGCATCGGTCAGGAAGCCCCCTTGCCCGACCTCGACCTGGCAAGTGCTCCCGGGGCCATTTACCTCAGGCTCTCGGATGATCTCCTTGAAATTTTCGAGCAGGAAATTGCTGCCCTGTTTGAAAAAGAGCGCGACTTTTTCCTGTCGCCAGGCCGCTGA
- a CDS encoding transporter substrate-binding domain-containing protein produces MNPHRRRGAIPVAAHGLSTKKTSELNRWRNRALILALFICPFGLLFSGAAAAATTPDEEVLRVATREVPPFAMRDAEGHWRGISIDLWRAAAEDLNLKFEFYDTSLADMLDGTGRQRFDAAVAAITVTAERERHLDFTHPFYTTGLAIAVPTTERTQWLGVARAFLSREFFQVVSVLALVLLGFGLLTWLCERRRNSAQFGGSSLQGIGAGFWWAAVTMTTVGYGDKAPVTLGGRLVALVWMFGAIIIISSFTAAITSALTVSQLSGSISGPEELHRARVTSVSGSTSAAYLSRNHIGFHPFATLSEALQAVADGRADACVYDAPLLQHLTNTQFSGNIRVLPATFERQDYSIALPRDSELRKPLNQEILLRINSRWWQDILYRYLGG; encoded by the coding sequence TTGAATCCTCACAGGCGCCGCGGCGCGATCCCTGTCGCGGCACACGGACTTTCGACAAAGAAGACCTCAGAACTCAATCGGTGGCGAAACAGGGCGCTGATCCTGGCGCTGTTTATCTGCCCTTTCGGCCTTCTGTTCAGTGGTGCGGCCGCGGCGGCAACCACGCCCGACGAAGAGGTGCTGCGTGTCGCCACCCGTGAGGTGCCACCCTTTGCCATGCGCGACGCCGAGGGTCACTGGCGCGGCATCAGTATCGACCTGTGGCGCGCCGCCGCCGAAGATCTGAACTTGAAGTTTGAATTCTACGACACCAGCCTTGCGGACATGCTTGACGGAACAGGGCGGCAGCGTTTTGACGCGGCGGTGGCTGCCATCACCGTCACCGCCGAGCGGGAACGCCATCTGGATTTTACCCACCCGTTCTACACCACCGGGCTGGCCATTGCCGTACCCACCACGGAAAGAACCCAGTGGCTAGGAGTGGCCCGCGCATTTCTTTCGCGCGAGTTTTTTCAGGTGGTCAGCGTCCTCGCGCTGGTGCTGCTGGGCTTCGGATTGTTAACCTGGCTGTGCGAGCGCCGCCGCAATTCCGCGCAATTCGGGGGCAGCAGCCTGCAGGGCATCGGTGCGGGCTTCTGGTGGGCTGCCGTCACCATGACCACCGTCGGCTACGGCGACAAGGCGCCCGTGACTCTGGGCGGGCGTCTGGTGGCGCTGGTGTGGATGTTCGGTGCGATCATCATCATTTCCAGCTTTACCGCAGCCATTACCTCGGCGTTGACGGTTTCGCAACTGAGCGGATCCATCAGTGGCCCTGAAGAGCTGCATCGGGCACGCGTAACCAGTGTTTCCGGCTCCACCAGCGCCGCTTACCTGAGCCGCAACCATATCGGATTTCACCCCTTTGCCACATTGTCCGAGGCCCTGCAAGCGGTAGCCGACGGCCGGGCCGATGCCTGCGTCTACGACGCGCCCCTGCTGCAACATTTAACCAACACGCAATTTTCCGGGAATATCCGCGTTCTGCCCGCAACCTTTGAACGCCAGGATTATTCCATTGCCTTGCCCCGCGACAGTGAGCTGCGCAAACCTCTCAACCAGGAAATATTGCTCCGCATCAATTCGCGCTGGTGGCAAGACATTCTCTATCGTTACCTCGGCGGGTGA
- a CDS encoding carboxypeptidase-like regulatory domain-containing protein, with translation MKRLTLLQPLVAGLVFLLLNACAPGTPATDTRHLARYVEQDGKTGVTGQVTLGEKGAPLSDAYVSLYPGAFSNLLGPPQYISGPSDDQGRYQIDNIQPGTYYVVARKRQSGQPAGPLSPGDYYSEHQRITTEVRPGKMSLVDLPVVTIKAPMLFKRSVGEVRTDTGIRGKLTDTKGQPVAGSFAIAYLDEDVKRAPDFASTLADQEGRFVLYLPQGGTYYLAARVHAWDMPRPGELYGLHGGDAPQPLKITDGEFIEEMHLVMKPFEGEYKPEKSRRPF, from the coding sequence ATGAAACGCTTGACGCTGCTGCAGCCGCTGGTGGCCGGGTTGGTCTTTTTGCTGCTCAATGCCTGCGCACCTGGAACGCCCGCCACAGATACCCGCCATCTGGCCCGTTATGTCGAGCAGGATGGGAAGACCGGGGTCACAGGCCAGGTTACCCTCGGGGAAAAGGGCGCCCCTCTAAGCGACGCCTATGTCAGCCTCTACCCTGGGGCCTTCAGCAACCTGCTCGGTCCGCCCCAATACATCTCCGGCCCGAGCGACGACCAAGGCCGCTACCAGATAGACAACATCCAGCCGGGAACTTATTACGTCGTCGCGCGCAAACGCCAGAGCGGCCAACCCGCTGGTCCCCTCTCGCCCGGCGACTACTATTCGGAACACCAGCGCATTACCACCGAGGTTCGCCCCGGCAAGATGTCCCTGGTCGACCTGCCGGTGGTTACCATCAAGGCGCCCATGCTGTTCAAAAGATCGGTCGGAGAAGTGCGCACCGACACCGGCATCCGCGGCAAACTCACGGATACCAAGGGCCAACCCGTCGCGGGCAGCTTTGCCATAGCCTACCTCGACGAGGATGTCAAACGCGCGCCCGATTTCGCCTCGACCCTGGCGGATCAGGAAGGCCGCTTCGTTCTCTATCTGCCCCAGGGCGGCACCTACTACCTGGCCGCGCGTGTGCATGCCTGGGACATGCCCCGACCGGGCGAACTTTATGGTCTGCATGGCGGCGACGCGCCGCAACCGCTGAAAATCACCGACGGAGAGTTCATCGAGGAAATGCACCTCGTCATGAAACCCTTTGAAGGCGAGTACAAACCTGAAAAAAGTCGCAGGCCGTTTTGA
- a CDS encoding leucyl aminopeptidase has protein sequence MMEFKVKKADLLKRKAAVLVVGVFEDKLKGGFLKKLDEALGGLLQQAIRAGEFRGEFKETLLMSTAGRLPAQRVLAVGLGRATDCDLDRLRKAAAVAAELLQRRRITELATNLVQVGVKGAGHSDVAQAVTEGFLLGAYRFDRYRTEQRDKLPPALAEVCYLVDESAVVSAVEAGVAVARAVGTGVYLARDLVNEPGNVKSPRYLAEQAQAVAREQGFVCTLIEREELEKQGFGALLGVARGSVREPCLIVLEYQGGKKEEKPVALVGKGVVFDAGGISLKPAEKMDEMKMDMAGAAAVIGTFRAAAQARLPVNLVGVIPAVENLPSGTAMRPGDILTSLSGRTIEVLNTDAEGRLILADALTYVKRFEPRVVVDLATLTGACIIALGHHAAAVLGSDEELITRLLAAGRDSGEKLWQLPLWDEYAAQIKSEIADVKNLGGRPAGTITAAAFLHKFADGLNWAHLDIAGTAWEEKGEPWVAKGASGFGVRLLMRFLQKESEG, from the coding sequence ATGATGGAATTCAAAGTGAAAAAAGCCGACCTGCTGAAGCGCAAGGCAGCGGTACTGGTGGTCGGTGTTTTCGAAGACAAGCTCAAGGGTGGTTTTTTGAAGAAGCTCGATGAAGCCCTGGGCGGACTTTTGCAGCAAGCGATTCGCGCGGGCGAATTCCGCGGCGAATTCAAGGAAACACTGTTGATGAGCACCGCCGGCCGCCTGCCCGCGCAGCGGGTGCTGGCCGTGGGACTGGGGCGCGCGACGGACTGCGATCTGGATCGATTGCGCAAGGCCGCCGCGGTGGCGGCTGAGCTGCTCCAGCGGCGCCGTATCACGGAATTGGCTACTAATCTGGTGCAAGTCGGGGTCAAGGGCGCCGGCCATTCCGATGTGGCGCAGGCGGTTACCGAAGGTTTTCTGCTCGGGGCTTACCGCTTTGATCGTTACCGTACCGAGCAGCGCGACAAGTTGCCGCCGGCGCTGGCCGAGGTCTGCTATCTGGTTGATGAATCCGCCGTCGTGTCCGCCGTCGAAGCGGGGGTGGCGGTGGCCCGGGCGGTAGGCACCGGGGTTTATCTGGCTCGCGACCTGGTCAACGAGCCGGGCAATGTCAAGTCGCCGCGCTATCTGGCGGAGCAGGCACAAGCCGTGGCGCGGGAGCAGGGCTTTGTCTGCACCCTCATTGAACGCGAGGAACTGGAGAAGCAGGGCTTTGGCGCCCTGCTCGGCGTTGCTCGCGGCAGCGTGCGCGAACCCTGTCTGATCGTGCTTGAATATCAGGGTGGCAAAAAAGAAGAAAAACCTGTTGCGCTGGTCGGCAAGGGGGTGGTTTTTGACGCCGGGGGTATATCTCTTAAGCCGGCTGAAAAGATGGACGAAATGAAAATGGACATGGCCGGCGCGGCGGCGGTGATTGGCACCTTCAGGGCCGCGGCACAGGCCCGCCTGCCCGTCAACCTGGTCGGCGTGATTCCCGCGGTGGAAAACCTGCCGTCCGGTACCGCCATGCGCCCCGGCGATATCCTGACTTCCCTGTCGGGGCGCACCATCGAAGTGCTCAATACCGATGCCGAGGGACGGTTGATTCTGGCCGATGCGCTGACCTACGTTAAACGCTTTGAACCGCGTGTGGTCGTTGATCTGGCGACTCTGACCGGCGCCTGCATCATTGCCCTGGGCCATCATGCGGCTGCTGTTCTCGGTAGCGACGAGGAACTTATTACCCGTCTGTTGGCCGCGGGGCGCGACAGCGGCGAGAAGCTCTGGCAACTGCCCCTGTGGGACGAATATGCGGCGCAGATCAAAAGCGAAATCGCCGATGTCAAGAACCTCGGCGGACGACCCGCGGGGACCATTACCGCTGCTGCCTTTCTGCACAAATTCGCCGATGGCCTCAACTGGGCGCATCTTGATATCGCCGGCACCGCATGGGAAGAAAAGGGCGAGCCCTGGGTCGCCAAGGGCGCAAGCGGTTTCGGTGTGCGGTTGTTGATGAGATTTCTGCAAAAGGAGTCGGAGGGCTAA
- a CDS encoding cold-shock protein, whose translation MEQEQGKVKWFNETKGFGFIEQDSGPDVFVHYSAIQMDGFKTLVEGDAVIFSVIQGPKGLQAQNVMRA comes from the coding sequence ATGGAACAGGAACAGGGAAAGGTGAAGTGGTTCAATGAAACCAAAGGTTTCGGGTTCATTGAGCAGGACAGTGGTCCGGATGTGTTCGTGCATTACAGTGCGATACAGATGGATGGTTTCAAGACCCTGGTCGAGGGGGACGCGGTGATTTTCAGCGTCATTCAGGGTCCCAAGGGGCTTCAGGCGCAAAATGTGATGAGAGCCTAG
- the serA gene encoding phosphoglycerate dehydrogenase, whose amino-acid sequence MKILVSDKLSAEGLRIFEETEGIEVDYLPGAERQELLQHVAQADALVVRAGTQVDAELFDAAPRLRVIGRAGIGVENVDLAAANHKGVVVMNTPFGSAITSAEHTLAMLMALARNIPAADKAVKDGIWSKTDSPGVEISGKILGVVGAGKIGRLVIERALGLKMRVLVHDPYLSSEMVHQLGAEPVDFSKILARSDFITLHVPLNSETFQLLDENALGRVKPGCRIINCAQGGLVDEAALARAIGTGRVAGAALDVFAKEPPDPENPLLQLDQVICTPHLRTSSVDAQINVSLQVAHQVVDFLLRGVIVNALNVPCVSAELLPVMRPYFELAEKLGAFQAQLNPRGLKRVTIEYAGDIVDFPTAPMTMALLKGLMGPLLGEVVNYVNAPHLARERGIAVVEVSNPSAEGYSNLIRLTVDAGETRRVVAGALFDGRDMRIVRIDDHQLEAMPQGHILVLLNVDRPGVIGFIGQILAEAEINIAMMNLSRRTKRGGEAVSLITVDSPVPESVLARLLGHESILSAVQVEL is encoded by the coding sequence ATGAAAATCCTGGTTTCCGACAAGCTCTCCGCGGAGGGTTTGCGCATCTTCGAGGAAACCGAAGGCATCGAGGTGGATTATCTCCCCGGCGCCGAACGCCAGGAGCTTCTGCAGCATGTGGCGCAGGCCGATGCTCTGGTGGTGCGGGCCGGCACCCAGGTGGATGCTGAACTTTTCGATGCCGCGCCCCGCTTGAGGGTCATCGGCCGTGCCGGAATCGGTGTTGAAAACGTGGACCTGGCTGCCGCCAATCACAAAGGGGTGGTGGTCATGAATACCCCTTTCGGTAGCGCCATTACTTCCGCCGAGCACACCCTGGCCATGCTCATGGCCCTGGCCCGCAACATCCCCGCAGCCGATAAGGCCGTCAAGGATGGCATTTGGTCCAAGACCGATTCCCCCGGCGTGGAGATCTCCGGAAAAATTCTGGGAGTCGTCGGCGCCGGCAAGATCGGGCGCTTGGTGATTGAACGGGCCCTTGGGTTGAAGATGCGGGTTCTGGTGCACGACCCCTATCTGAGCTCTGAGATGGTTCACCAGTTGGGCGCCGAGCCGGTTGATTTTTCCAAAATCCTGGCGCGCAGCGATTTTATCACCTTGCACGTTCCTCTGAATTCCGAAACCTTTCAGTTGCTTGACGAAAACGCCCTGGGTCGGGTCAAGCCGGGTTGTCGGATCATTAATTGCGCCCAGGGCGGGCTGGTCGACGAGGCCGCCCTGGCTCGGGCCATCGGCACCGGACGCGTGGCCGGTGCCGCCCTCGACGTGTTTGCCAAAGAGCCCCCCGATCCCGAGAACCCGCTGCTCCAACTTGATCAGGTGATCTGTACGCCGCATCTGCGTACATCTTCCGTCGATGCGCAGATCAATGTCTCGCTGCAGGTGGCTCATCAGGTGGTTGATTTTCTGCTGCGCGGAGTGATCGTCAACGCCCTCAACGTACCCTGTGTCAGCGCCGAATTGCTGCCGGTGATGCGCCCTTATTTTGAACTGGCGGAAAAACTCGGTGCTTTTCAGGCGCAGCTCAATCCCCGTGGTCTGAAGCGGGTGACCATCGAATATGCCGGAGATATCGTCGATTTTCCCACCGCGCCCATGACCATGGCGCTGCTCAAAGGGCTCATGGGCCCTTTGCTCGGCGAAGTGGTCAATTACGTCAACGCGCCTCATCTGGCTCGGGAGCGGGGCATCGCCGTGGTTGAGGTCAGCAATCCCTCGGCCGAAGGCTACTCCAACCTGATCCGACTCACCGTGGACGCCGGCGAAACCCGGCGGGTGGTGGCCGGGGCGCTGTTCGACGGCCGCGACATGCGTATCGTGCGTATCGACGATCACCAGCTGGAGGCCATGCCCCAAGGCCATATTCTGGTGCTGCTCAATGTTGATCGTCCCGGCGTCATCGGTTTTATCGGCCAGATACTTGCCGAGGCCGAAATCAATATCGCCATGATGAATCTGTCTCGCCGTACCAAAAGGGGCGGTGAGGCGGTATCCCTTATAACTGTCGACAGCCCGGTGCCCGAATCCGTGCTGGCTCGATTGCTTGGCCATGAGAGTATTCTTTCGGCTGTGCAGGTCGAGTTGTAA
- a CDS encoding ATP phosphoribosyltransferase regulatory subunit, which produces MKLPSAVPENMLPRGVKDFLPVKAAKIEYLKHTLLDVFAQWGFRPVMPPSLEYLHVLEKALGAGLRERTFRFDDRQGGHLVAIPPDITPQVARIVATRMRDFPLPLRLCYAGRVMRHAEQQTGKDREILQAGAELIGLQSPEADAEMIAMAVEGLNALGARKFTVDIGQVEFFRGVMEGLSLSGNLAQDVENAIGHKDSSGLQALLAEAPISAQAREEISILPRLFGGREVLDRAASVVRNERSRRALDNLARVLDILAVYGVEDHVTIDLGEIRGLDYHTGVTFQGFLPGLGRAVCSGGRYDNLTARYGFPAPATGFAFNILNLLFALEGELDERTRRSTDVLIFQSGDDKVLAQRLARLLRAAGFSAARDIYPRELDETLEYARKMSFRFVMTLGREGEDVRIIRTADGISLQADLQDILAGDFAFLTD; this is translated from the coding sequence ATGAAGCTACCATCCGCCGTTCCTGAAAATATGCTCCCCCGGGGGGTTAAGGACTTTCTCCCGGTCAAGGCGGCCAAGATCGAATATCTCAAGCATACCCTGCTTGATGTCTTCGCGCAGTGGGGTTTCAGGCCCGTCATGCCGCCCTCACTGGAATACCTGCATGTTCTGGAAAAGGCATTGGGAGCCGGATTGCGTGAGCGCACCTTCCGTTTCGACGATCGCCAGGGCGGTCATTTGGTGGCGATTCCTCCGGATATCACGCCGCAGGTCGCCCGTATCGTTGCGACCCGCATGCGTGATTTTCCCCTGCCCCTGCGGTTGTGCTATGCGGGGCGGGTCATGCGTCATGCCGAGCAGCAGACCGGCAAGGACCGCGAGATACTACAGGCCGGCGCGGAGTTGATCGGATTGCAGAGTCCCGAGGCCGATGCGGAAATGATCGCCATGGCGGTGGAAGGTCTCAACGCTCTCGGTGCCCGCAAATTTACCGTGGATATCGGACAGGTGGAGTTTTTCCGCGGAGTCATGGAGGGGCTTTCCCTGTCGGGAAACCTCGCGCAAGATGTCGAGAACGCCATTGGCCACAAGGATTCCTCGGGCCTGCAGGCATTGCTGGCCGAGGCGCCGATTTCCGCCCAGGCGCGGGAGGAAATCAGCATTCTGCCGCGCCTGTTCGGTGGGCGCGAGGTACTGGACCGCGCCGCCTCCGTGGTGCGCAACGAGCGCTCCCGGCGTGCGCTGGACAACTTGGCGCGGGTTCTTGATATCCTCGCCGTGTACGGGGTTGAGGATCATGTCACCATTGACCTCGGCGAGATTCGCGGACTCGATTATCACACAGGTGTGACCTTTCAGGGGTTCCTGCCGGGACTCGGCCGCGCGGTCTGCTCGGGAGGGCGTTACGACAACCTGACGGCGCGGTATGGCTTTCCCGCTCCTGCCACGGGCTTTGCTTTCAACATTCTCAATCTGCTCTTCGCCCTGGAGGGCGAACTCGATGAGCGGACCCGACGCAGCACCGATGTGCTGATTTTTCAGTCGGGAGACGACAAGGTTCTTGCGCAACGCTTGGCGCGCCTGCTACGAGCCGCGGGCTTTTCTGCCGCCCGCGACATCTACCCGCGCGAACTCGATGAAACCCTGGAGTATGCCCGCAAGATGAGTTTTCGCTTTGTCATGACTCTCGGTCGTGAAGGTGAAGATGTTCGGATCATCCGCACGGCGGACGGCATCAGTCTCCAGGCCGATCTACAGGATATTCTGGCGGGTGATTTTGCTTTTCTGACCGATTGA
- a CDS encoding adenylosuccinate synthase, with translation MANVIIVGAQWGDEGKGKVVDIYTEYAGDVVRFQGGNNAGHTLVVGKEKTVLHLIPSGILHEGKRCIIANGVVLDPKVFLEEIDRLKARGYLKDDRQLVVDGNTHIIMPYHVAIDKARESGAGRKIGTTGRGIGPTYEDKIGRRGIRFADLVQPEVFARKVREQLPEKNFLLEKFLGQPPLSEEAIIAEYTAYGERLKQYLGSASVLVNASVRAGRNVLFEGAQGSLLDIDHGTYPYVTSSSTIAGGACTGAGIGPRFIDEVIGISKAYVTRVGEGPFPTELNDEMGDRLRRIGQEFGATTGRPRRTGWLDAVALREAVRLNGMTGLAITKMDVLNELETIKICTAYSCQGELLTDYPHDLEVLAKCQPVYEEFEGWQQDTCDLSRLEDFPPQARSYLKKIEELCGCPVVLVSVGPRRDQTIQLKNPFDGA, from the coding sequence ATGGCAAATGTAATTATCGTCGGCGCCCAGTGGGGTGACGAAGGCAAGGGAAAGGTCGTTGACATCTACACCGAATATGCCGGCGACGTGGTTCGTTTTCAAGGCGGCAACAATGCCGGACATACCCTGGTCGTTGGCAAGGAAAAAACCGTCCTGCACCTCATCCCCTCGGGAATTCTGCACGAGGGCAAACGCTGCATCATCGCCAACGGCGTGGTCCTTGATCCCAAAGTCTTTCTCGAGGAAATCGATCGGCTCAAGGCGCGTGGTTATCTCAAGGACGATCGGCAACTGGTGGTCGACGGCAATACGCACATTATCATGCCCTACCATGTGGCGATCGACAAGGCGCGCGAAAGCGGCGCAGGGCGCAAGATCGGCACGACCGGTCGCGGCATCGGTCCGACCTACGAGGATAAGATCGGCCGGCGAGGCATCCGTTTCGCCGATCTGGTCCAGCCTGAGGTTTTTGCCCGCAAGGTGCGTGAACAGTTGCCCGAAAAGAATTTTCTTCTGGAAAAATTTCTCGGACAGCCGCCTCTTTCCGAAGAGGCCATTATTGCCGAATACACAGCTTACGGCGAACGCCTGAAGCAATATTTGGGCAGCGCCTCGGTGCTGGTAAACGCAAGCGTTCGTGCCGGCCGCAATGTCCTCTTCGAGGGTGCCCAGGGCAGCCTGCTCGATATCGATCACGGCACCTATCCCTATGTCACCTCATCCTCGACCATTGCCGGCGGCGCCTGCACCGGTGCCGGCATCGGCCCGCGCTTTATCGACGAAGTCATCGGCATTTCCAAAGCCTATGTGACGCGGGTCGGGGAAGGTCCTTTTCCCACCGAGCTCAATGATGAAATGGGTGATCGCCTGCGCCGGATCGGGCAGGAGTTCGGCGCTACCACCGGACGGCCGCGACGCACCGGCTGGCTTGACGCCGTGGCACTGCGGGAAGCGGTGCGCCTCAACGGCATGACCGGACTGGCCATTACCAAGATGGATGTGCTCAACGAGCTGGAAACCATTAAGATCTGTACTGCCTACAGCTGCCAGGGAGAATTGCTGACGGATTATCCCCATGACCTCGAGGTCCTCGCCAAGTGCCAGCCGGTTTACGAGGAATTCGAAGGTTGGCAGCAGGATACCTGTGACCTGAGTCGCCTCGAAGACTTCCCGCCGCAGGCGCGCAGCTACCTCAAAAAGATCGAAGAGCTGTGCGGCTGTCCGGTGGTGCTGGTTTCGGTGGGGCCGCGGCGCGACCAGACCATCCAGTTGAAAAACCCCTTCGACGGGGCCTGA